One region of Salvia miltiorrhiza cultivar Shanhuang (shh) chromosome 3, IMPLAD_Smil_shh, whole genome shotgun sequence genomic DNA includes:
- the LOC131015974 gene encoding uncharacterized protein At2g33490-like isoform X1 — protein sequence MKSSLLRMRIIGPNKGDPKGKWDHNFSLPIDGLTQATKDMKDMRTCYDSLLSAAAATANSAYEFSESLLEMGNSLLEKTTMHDDRESRGALSMLGKVQLELQKLVDSYRFHIVMTITNPSECLLSELRKVEEMKLQCDEKREMFEYIVAQIKEKGKSRHGKGETFSLQQLKVVRDEYEEAARLCAFRVESLKQGQSRSLFTQAARHHAAQLNFFRKGLQSLEAVEPYIKNVAEKQHIDYELSELNEGEKDDREIISESNDYGELSFDYRQKEQGLGSAYTLRNSMELDQLGAPSAHTSWVKDVELQRSGSRNQWDQIPSQRPRAGSHSAPIYPEKFDAAERVREIRHALPKLTTYVLPTPADAKGSNTTTSGPLSSPKLPAGTSKNLWHSSPLDMEKPKKFTDDQLSAHYILKPQIVVEESSTYKHSLPLPPLTEEAAIPQVDTQSGFDAQKNLRQAFSGPIASKPSLNMTHIPISSNDTPQSVSGLISRASGPQSSLLVNVSHNASPALATSPTPSELHELPRPPDTFGSKPMRSIGTLGHSAPLVSPTNKNPFRQLREGSALPLPQLTVSRSFSIPSSGQREAAFHSGKLLGSPRSSGVASPPLTPISLLHMKSPNSGQIRGKSKLLVAHFLLQIKTKFDVIMMVSVNSYRVIYFTFLERLWYLLLFLAFTYQIYVFHYGT from the exons GATTAACGCAAGCAACAAAG GATATGAAAGACATGAGAACGTGCTATGATAGTCTACTTTCCGCCGCTGCAGCTACAGCAAATAGTGCTTATG AGTTTTCAGAGTCATTACTGGAAATGGGAAATTCTCTACTGGAAAAAACCACTATGCATGATGACAGAGAAAGCA GAGGAGCATTATCAATGCTTGGAAAAGTACAGCTTGAACTTCAGAAACTGGTTGATAGCTAT CGGTTCCATATTGTCATGACAATTACAAACCCATCAGAGTGTCTCCTTAGCGAGCTACGGAAAGTGGAG GAGATGAAGTTGCAATGTGATGAGAAAAG GGAGATGTTTGAATACATAGTGGCACAAATTAAGGAAAAGGGCAAGTCGAGACATGGAAAAGGGGAGACTTTTAGCTTGCAGCAATTGAAAGTTGTTCGTGACGAATACGAGGAGGCTGCAAGGCTCTGCGCTTTCCGAGTGGAATCATTGAAGCAAGGGCAAAGCCGGAGCCTATTTACCCAAGCAGCTCGTCACCATGCTGCACAG TTGAATTTTTTTCGGAAAGGACTTCAATCTCTCGAAGCAGTTGAAccatatattaaaaatgttgCAGAAAAGCAACATATTGATTATGAGCTATCTGAGTTAAATGAAGGGGAAAAAGATGATAGAGAGATCATTTCCGAGAGTAATGATTATGGAGAATTAAGTTTTGACTACAGACAAAAAGAACAGGGGCTAGGTAGTGCTTACACATTGAGGAACTCAATGGAG TTAGATCAGTTAGGTGCTCCAAGTGCACATACATCTTGGGTAAAAGATGTTGAGTTGCAGAGAAGCGGCAGTAGAAACCAATGGGATCAAATACCTAGCCAACGGCCTCGAGCAGGCAGCCATTCTGCTCCAATCTATCCAGAGAAGTTTGATGCTGCTGAGAGAGTTAGAGAGATAAGGCATGCTCTCCCGAAGCTTACTACCTATGTGCTGCCTACTCCAGCTGATGCAAAAGGTTCAAACACGACTACTTCTGGGCCTCTATCTAGTCCCAAACTACCTGCTGGGACCTCCAAAAATTTGTGGCACTCATCGCCATTGGACATGGAGAAGCCAAAAAAATTCACAGATGACCAGTTATCTGCACACTATATCTTGAAGCCTCAAATAGTTGTTGAAGAAAGCAGCACCTATAAGCACTCTCTTCCGCTGCCGCCACTGACTGAGGAAGCTGCTATCCCGCAGGTTGATACTCAGAGTGGATTCGACGCTCAGAAAAATCTAAGGCAAGCTTTCTCTGGTCCAATAGCAAGCAAACCTTCTTTAAACATGACCCACATACCCATTAGCTCCAATGACACACCTCAATCAGTTTCTGGATTGATTTCGCGTGCATCTGGTCCCCAATCTTCCTTACTTGTAAATGTGTCTCACAATGCCTCACCTGCCCTTGCAACTTCACCTACTCCGAGTGAGCTTCATGAACTCCCTAGGCCTCCTGATACTTTCGGTTCCAAACCAATGCGATCAATAGGGACTCTTGGACACTCTGCTCCCCTAGTATCTCCAACGAATAAGAATCCATTTAGACAATTGAGAGAAGGTTCTGCACTTCCTCTCCCACAGCTAACAGTGTCTCGAAGTTTCTCCATACCTTCTAGTGGTCAAAGAGAAGCAGCTTTTCACTCAGGCAAGCTATTGGGATCTCCTCGAAGCTCAGGAGTTGCTTCTCCTCCGCTCACACCGATCTCCCTATTACATATGAAGTCACCAAATTCTGGACAGATAAGAGGTAAGTCAAAACTGTTGGTAGCTCATTTCCTTTTACAAATTAAGACTAAATTTGATGTGATAATGATGGTATCAGTGAACTCATATCGAGTAATATATTTCACATTCTTGGAGAGATTATGGTACTTGCTACTGTTCCTTGCTTTTACATATCAAATTTATGTCTTTCATTATGGCACATGA
- the LOC131018860 gene encoding 14-3-3-like protein A, translating into MASPREESVYMAKLAEQAERYDEIVEFMEKVVSVNSDELFMEERNLLFVVYKNVISAARQASWRIISSIEQKEESYGNERHVSSIKSYRYKIESELSSIYDDILKLLDTKLIGSASNEDSKVFYLKMKGDCHRYLTEFKIGTERKEAAKNTLFAYKSAQVGDHHPPNQIASVRHGGVRQKPIYSQMEQQNSKATSPTKTSIVN; encoded by the coding sequence atgGCGTCCCCGCGTGAGGAGAGCGTGTACATGGCCAAGCTGGCGGAGCAGGCCGAGCGCTATGACGAGATAGTCGAGTTCATGGAGAAGGTCGTCAGCGTCAACAGCGACGAACTCTTCATGGAGGAGCGCAACCTTCTCTTCGTCGTCTACAAGAACGTCATCAGCGCCGCCCGCCAAGCCTCCTGGCGTATCATCTCCTCTATCGAGCAGAAGGAGGAGAGCTATGGCAACGAGAGACATGTCTCCTCCATCAAGAGCTACAGATATAAGATCGAGTCAGAGCTCTCCTCCATTTACGACGACATTCTCAAACTCCTGGACACCAAACTCATCGGATCCGCCTCTAACGAAGATTCCAAAGTCTTCTACCTGAAGATGAAGGGTGATTGCCACCGCTACTTGACGGAGTTTAAGATCGGAACGGAGCGCAAAGAAGCCGCCAAGAACACTCTCTTCGCCTACAAGTCTGCTCAGGTGGGTGATCACCATCCTCCTAATCAGATCGCTTCCGTTAGGCATGGCGGCGTCCGCCAAAAACCAATTTACTCACAGATGGAACAACAAAACAGCAAAGCAACTTCTCCTACAAAAACCTCTATAGTTAATTAG
- the LOC131015974 gene encoding uncharacterized protein At2g33490-like isoform X2 produces the protein MKSSLLRMRIIGPNKGDPKGKWDHNFSLPIDGLTQATKDMKDMRTCYDSLLSAAAATANSAYEFSESLLEMGNSLLEKTTMHDDRESRGALSMLGKVQLELQKLVDSYRFHIVMTITNPSECLLSELRKVEEMKLQCDEKREMFEYIVAQIKEKGKSRHGKGETFSLQQLKVVRDEYEEAARLCAFRVESLKQGQSRSLFTQAARHHAAQLNFFRKGLQSLEAVEPYIKNVAEKQHIDYELSELNEGEKDDREIISESNDYGELSFDYRQKEQGLGSAYTLRNSMELDQLGAPSAHTSWVKDVELQRSGSRNQWDQIPSQRPRAGSHSAPIYPEKFDAAERVREIRHALPKLTTYVLPTPADAKGSNTTTSGPLSSPKLPAGTSKNLWHSSPLDMEKPKKFTDDQLSAHYILKPQIVVEESSTYKHSLPLPPLTEEAAIPQVDTQSGFDAQKNLRQAFSGPIASKPSLNMTHIPISSNDTPQSVSGLISRASGPQSSLLVNVSHNASPALATSPTPSELHELPRPPDTFGSKPMRSIGTLGHSAPLVSPTNKNPFRQLREGSALPLPQLTVSRSFSIPSSGQREAAFHSGKLLGSPRSSGVASPPLTPISLLHMKSPNSGQIRVNAGGS, from the exons GATTAACGCAAGCAACAAAG GATATGAAAGACATGAGAACGTGCTATGATAGTCTACTTTCCGCCGCTGCAGCTACAGCAAATAGTGCTTATG AGTTTTCAGAGTCATTACTGGAAATGGGAAATTCTCTACTGGAAAAAACCACTATGCATGATGACAGAGAAAGCA GAGGAGCATTATCAATGCTTGGAAAAGTACAGCTTGAACTTCAGAAACTGGTTGATAGCTAT CGGTTCCATATTGTCATGACAATTACAAACCCATCAGAGTGTCTCCTTAGCGAGCTACGGAAAGTGGAG GAGATGAAGTTGCAATGTGATGAGAAAAG GGAGATGTTTGAATACATAGTGGCACAAATTAAGGAAAAGGGCAAGTCGAGACATGGAAAAGGGGAGACTTTTAGCTTGCAGCAATTGAAAGTTGTTCGTGACGAATACGAGGAGGCTGCAAGGCTCTGCGCTTTCCGAGTGGAATCATTGAAGCAAGGGCAAAGCCGGAGCCTATTTACCCAAGCAGCTCGTCACCATGCTGCACAG TTGAATTTTTTTCGGAAAGGACTTCAATCTCTCGAAGCAGTTGAAccatatattaaaaatgttgCAGAAAAGCAACATATTGATTATGAGCTATCTGAGTTAAATGAAGGGGAAAAAGATGATAGAGAGATCATTTCCGAGAGTAATGATTATGGAGAATTAAGTTTTGACTACAGACAAAAAGAACAGGGGCTAGGTAGTGCTTACACATTGAGGAACTCAATGGAG TTAGATCAGTTAGGTGCTCCAAGTGCACATACATCTTGGGTAAAAGATGTTGAGTTGCAGAGAAGCGGCAGTAGAAACCAATGGGATCAAATACCTAGCCAACGGCCTCGAGCAGGCAGCCATTCTGCTCCAATCTATCCAGAGAAGTTTGATGCTGCTGAGAGAGTTAGAGAGATAAGGCATGCTCTCCCGAAGCTTACTACCTATGTGCTGCCTACTCCAGCTGATGCAAAAGGTTCAAACACGACTACTTCTGGGCCTCTATCTAGTCCCAAACTACCTGCTGGGACCTCCAAAAATTTGTGGCACTCATCGCCATTGGACATGGAGAAGCCAAAAAAATTCACAGATGACCAGTTATCTGCACACTATATCTTGAAGCCTCAAATAGTTGTTGAAGAAAGCAGCACCTATAAGCACTCTCTTCCGCTGCCGCCACTGACTGAGGAAGCTGCTATCCCGCAGGTTGATACTCAGAGTGGATTCGACGCTCAGAAAAATCTAAGGCAAGCTTTCTCTGGTCCAATAGCAAGCAAACCTTCTTTAAACATGACCCACATACCCATTAGCTCCAATGACACACCTCAATCAGTTTCTGGATTGATTTCGCGTGCATCTGGTCCCCAATCTTCCTTACTTGTAAATGTGTCTCACAATGCCTCACCTGCCCTTGCAACTTCACCTACTCCGAGTGAGCTTCATGAACTCCCTAGGCCTCCTGATACTTTCGGTTCCAAACCAATGCGATCAATAGGGACTCTTGGACACTCTGCTCCCCTAGTATCTCCAACGAATAAGAATCCATTTAGACAATTGAGAGAAGGTTCTGCACTTCCTCTCCCACAGCTAACAGTGTCTCGAAGTTTCTCCATACCTTCTAGTGGTCAAAGAGAAGCAGCTTTTCACTCAGGCAAGCTATTGGGATCTCCTCGAAGCTCAGGAGTTGCTTCTCCTCCGCTCACACCGATCTCCCTATTACATATGAAGTCACCAAATTCTGGACAGATAAGAG TGAATGCAGGTGGCAGTTGA